From one Amaranthus tricolor cultivar Red isolate AtriRed21 chromosome 17, ASM2621246v1, whole genome shotgun sequence genomic stretch:
- the LOC130803927 gene encoding basic leucine zipper 43-like, producing MQTNDVTGLQYLVPPNESPYPYYPGMAQTDLSPFQINKYTNLLYNLQIGSNLPELTPHPSCFSNNSTSDEADEQQLSIINERKQRRMISNRESARRSRMRKQRHLDELWSQVVWLRNENHQLINKLNHVTESHDLVLQENVQLKEEASELRQMVTDMQLSSPYSTLRDLGEVTNVVYLGDKTPN from the coding sequence ATGCAGACTAATGATGTAACAGGGCTTCAATATCTAGTTCCTCCAAATGAAAGTCCATACCCCTACTATCCTGGTATGGCGCAAACTGATTTATCCCCATTTCAAATCAACAAATATACCAACCTATTATACAATCTCCAAATTGGTTCAAACCTCCCAGAACTCACTCCACATCCATCATGTTTTAGCAACAACTCAACATCAGATGAGGCTGATGAACAGCAGCTAAGTATCATCAACGAGAGGAAGCAAAGAAGGATGATATCCAACAGGGAGTCTGCACGTCGTTCACGTATGCGCAAGCAGAGACACCTAGATGAGCTCTGGTCCCAAGTTGTTTGGCTAAGGAATGAGAATCACCAGCTCATTAATAAACTGAACCATGTAACTGAAAGCCACGATCTTGTCCTTCAAGAAAATGTTCAACTCAAAGAAGAAGCTTCTGAACTTCGTCAGATGGTCACCGACATGCAGCTCAGTAGCCCTTACTCCACTCTCAGAGATTTGGGAGAGGTTACTAATGTAGTCTACCTTGGAGATAAAACACCAAACTAG
- the LOC130803923 gene encoding uncharacterized protein LOC130803923, whose protein sequence is MPNKTRAEMWSPQKPIRELSRLRDCRSILDSMTETQVEWTHYMTSPSALLNEHPRTTYIGGITCIDIVEVYLPERTVRQLGFVQAIPPLPPLRPTQALQPAQGSYLVTFASPSMHTKMWSWFPYCARVGDQALRRASVPSEAVPEYIDWFRVSSHTFLIPGEGPTAAFGAADNRVEYFAAEFPTRLAPLLRMPAVVNMTPREREAADLYWMNLEICLPNGKGLESTTLYRHLCLY, encoded by the exons ATGCCTAacaagactagggcggagatgtggtccccgCAGAAGCCAATTCGTGAGCTGAGCAGACTGAGAGACTGTAGGAGTATACTGGACTCTATGACAGAgacacag gtggaatggactcatTACATGACTTCTCCTAGTGCtttattgaacgagcacccacgcaccacctatatcgggggtatcacctgtattgatatcgtggaggtgtatttgcctgagaggacagtCAGACAGCTTGGTTTTGTACAGGCGATTCCCCCCCTCCCCCCGTtgagacctacccaagctcTGCAACCAGCACAAGGTTCCTATTTAGTGACATTCGCTTCTCCGTCTATGCACACGAAGATGTGGAGTTGGTTCCCCTATTGTGCCCGTGTTGGTGATCAGGCACTACGTCgagcatctgttccatcagaggctgtcCCTGAGTATATcgactggtttagagtgtcttccCACACATTTCTCATCCCCGGTGAAGGACCTACTGCTGCGTTTGGTGCAGCGGATAACAGAGTTGAATAC TTTGCAGCTGAATTTCCAACTCGACTCGCGCCATTGCTCAGGATGCCAGCTGTTGTTAATATGACGCCTCGGGAAAGAGAGGCTGCTGATTTGTATTGGATGAACTTAGAGATTTGTTTGCCGAATGGCAAGGGTTTAGAGAGCACAACCCTTTATAGACATTTATGTTTGTATTGA